In Vulpes lagopus strain Blue_001 chromosome 1, ASM1834538v1, whole genome shotgun sequence, a genomic segment contains:
- the G0S2 gene encoding G0/G1 switch protein 2: MESVQELIPLAQELVARRPGRKLVKLYVLGSVLAFLGVVIGLVGTVCGPFTAAGRRRDEEALVAELRAVQPRLQGGKSRGAVPLPRGRALSYRPPAS; this comes from the coding sequence ATGGAATCGGTGCAGGAGCTGATCCCGCTGGCCCAGGAGCTGGTGGCCCGGAGGCCGGGTCGGAAGCTGGTGAAGCTGTACGTGCTGGGCAGCGTGCTGGCCTTCCTGGGCGTGGTGATCGGCCTGGTGGGGACCGTGTGCGGCCCGTTCACGGCCGCCGGCCGCCGGCGGGACGAGGAGGCCTTGGTGGCCGAGCTGCGGGCGGTGCAGCCCCGGCTGCAGGGAGGCAAGTCGCGGGGGGCCGTGCCCTTGCCCCGCGGCCGCGCGCTCTCCTACCGGCCCCCCGCCTCCTAG